The proteins below are encoded in one region of Mycobacterium pseudokansasii:
- a CDS encoding CbbQ/NirQ/NorQ/GpvN family protein codes for MPAPGDGNVTPPVARPFYVSVGNEEQVFKAAFRQGLSVLLKGPTGCGKTRFLEAMAHDLRRPLITVACHDDLTTADLVGRFLLRGGETEWVDGPLTRAVREGAICYLDEVVEARQDTTVVLHPLTDHRHQLPIERLGVTLDAAPGFCLVVSYNPGYQSVLKDLKDSTRQRLVAIEFGFPAADVEEKIVAHEAGIGSDVAAELVRFAQAIRRLETRGLREVASTRVLIAAGRLIAAGLGTREAARAAVAGPLTDDIHIGNGLLELIEVYLSDS; via the coding sequence ATGCCAGCACCCGGCGATGGCAACGTAACCCCACCGGTAGCCCGTCCCTTCTACGTCTCGGTGGGCAATGAGGAGCAGGTATTCAAGGCGGCTTTCCGTCAAGGCCTCTCGGTGTTGCTGAAGGGGCCCACCGGCTGCGGCAAGACACGGTTCCTGGAAGCCATGGCCCATGATCTCCGGCGACCGCTCATCACGGTGGCCTGCCACGACGACCTGACGACCGCGGATCTGGTCGGGCGGTTCTTGCTGCGTGGCGGGGAAACGGAGTGGGTCGACGGCCCGCTCACCCGCGCCGTGCGCGAGGGCGCCATCTGCTACCTGGACGAAGTCGTCGAGGCTCGCCAGGACACCACGGTCGTGCTGCACCCGCTGACCGACCACCGACACCAGCTCCCGATCGAACGCCTGGGCGTGACACTGGACGCGGCACCGGGCTTTTGCCTGGTGGTGTCCTACAACCCCGGGTACCAGAGTGTCCTCAAGGATCTCAAGGACTCCACCCGGCAGCGCCTGGTGGCCATCGAATTCGGTTTTCCCGCAGCCGATGTCGAGGAGAAGATCGTCGCTCACGAGGCCGGCATCGGCTCCGACGTGGCCGCAGAGTTGGTGCGGTTCGCACAAGCGATCCGGCGGCTGGAAACCCGCGGGTTGCGTGAGGTGGCGTCCACCAGGGTGCTCATTGCGGCGGGCCGGCTGATCGCCGCGGGGCTCGGCACCCGGGAGGCGGCCCGTGCCGCCGTCGCCGGCCCGTTGACCGATGACATTCACATCGGTAACGGCCTGTTGGAGCTGATCGAGGTCTACTTGTCCGACTCCTAG
- a CDS encoding nitric oxide reductase activation protein NorD → MASDQHTTDRLPRLSIVASAIAGRTVGVAPAGAGELAWTDGRTIFVDAGLPGREQLASLAVQASLLAAGSLEPDVVRALNRRPAVARRYLAVEGHRSLVANEYWLPEPTRGLIDRDIATRSDSPAGSLAAALSPHPIAGAPASFGAIHARKLLAQLATQSLGRGAPTAGEPARQAGRALADVDDDPADQQAAFPTPIGGAGALGRLLRRMLRPVRRLGAGGQPGADAPAHRTRSGIGSARGVLSTAAAGLFDERAAGPHETEGSVRYPEWDVHRRCYRPNWCTVREIPAVVGDASVPDGLNRYALRRSLARLGLGPDWFRRQPHGEDIDIDAAVEARVDAVAGSFPNDAIYLDRLRRRRDLAVLLLLDISGSVAEPGATGKTVHEQQRAVAAALAVAFHDLGDRLALYAFHSQGRAAVQLVPVKRFNDPLDAPALRRLGGLVPGGYSRLGAAIRHGAAVLETGGGTTRRLLVVVSDGLAYDHGYERAYGAADSRRALAEARGRGTGCVCLAVGASTDPEELQRVFGSAALAAIPEPEQLPRVAGPLFRAALRSAEVRKPTQS, encoded by the coding sequence GTGGCGAGCGACCAGCACACCACCGATCGGCTGCCGCGGCTGAGCATCGTGGCCTCGGCCATCGCGGGCCGTACGGTGGGGGTTGCCCCGGCCGGCGCCGGTGAGTTGGCGTGGACGGATGGCCGCACGATCTTTGTCGACGCCGGCCTGCCGGGGCGCGAGCAGCTCGCGTCGCTGGCCGTGCAGGCGTCGCTGCTGGCGGCGGGAAGTCTCGAACCGGATGTGGTCCGCGCGCTCAACCGGCGCCCGGCGGTTGCCAGGCGATATCTCGCGGTGGAAGGGCACCGGTCGCTGGTGGCCAATGAATATTGGTTACCGGAGCCGACGCGGGGGTTGATTGACCGCGATATCGCCACTCGCAGCGATTCGCCGGCAGGTTCTTTGGCTGCCGCGCTGAGCCCGCACCCCATCGCCGGCGCGCCGGCAAGCTTCGGCGCTATTCACGCCCGGAAGCTACTGGCGCAGTTGGCAACGCAGAGCCTCGGCAGGGGTGCGCCGACGGCCGGTGAGCCTGCTCGCCAGGCCGGCCGAGCGCTGGCCGACGTCGACGACGACCCCGCAGACCAGCAGGCCGCCTTCCCCACCCCGATCGGCGGTGCCGGAGCCCTCGGCCGGTTGCTGCGTCGGATGCTGCGCCCGGTGCGCCGGCTCGGGGCCGGCGGTCAGCCGGGGGCCGACGCCCCGGCCCACCGCACCCGCTCAGGCATCGGGTCCGCGCGCGGGGTGTTGTCGACGGCGGCGGCCGGATTGTTCGACGAACGCGCCGCCGGACCACACGAGACGGAAGGGTCGGTCCGGTATCCCGAGTGGGATGTCCACCGTCGCTGCTATCGGCCGAACTGGTGCACGGTGCGCGAAATACCGGCGGTTGTCGGCGACGCCTCGGTTCCGGATGGCCTGAACCGGTACGCATTACGGCGCTCCCTGGCCCGCCTCGGTCTGGGGCCGGACTGGTTTCGGCGGCAGCCGCACGGCGAGGACATCGATATCGATGCGGCGGTCGAGGCCCGCGTCGACGCGGTGGCCGGTTCGTTTCCCAATGACGCGATCTACCTCGATCGGCTGCGCCGCCGACGCGATCTTGCGGTGCTGCTGCTGCTGGACATCTCCGGCTCGGTTGCCGAGCCGGGTGCGACCGGCAAGACGGTGCACGAACAGCAGCGGGCCGTCGCCGCAGCACTCGCTGTTGCGTTTCATGATCTCGGAGATCGGTTGGCGCTCTATGCGTTTCATTCGCAGGGGCGGGCGGCCGTGCAACTGGTGCCGGTCAAACGTTTCAACGACCCGCTGGACGCGCCAGCGCTGCGACGGCTCGGCGGTCTGGTGCCCGGCGGGTATTCGCGGCTCGGTGCCGCGATCCGGCACGGCGCGGCCGTGCTGGAAACCGGTGGCGGCACGACGCGGCGGCTACTGGTCGTGGTGTCCGACGGGTTGGCCTACGACCACGGCTACGAACGCGCCTACGGAGCGGCAGACTCCCGTCGCGCGCTGGCCGAAGCCCGCGGACGGGGCACCGGGTGCGTCTGCCTGGCCGTCGGTGCAAGCACCGACCCCGAGGAATTGCAACGGGTGTTCGGCAGCGCGGCGCTGGCCGCCATCCCGGAGCCGGAGCAGCTGCCGCGGGTGGCCGGGCCGCTGTTCCGCGCGGCGCTGCGCTCGGCCGAAGTCCGCAAGCCCACGCAGAGTTGA